In one Solanum dulcamara chromosome 1, daSolDulc1.2, whole genome shotgun sequence genomic region, the following are encoded:
- the LOC129881993 gene encoding protein EARLY FLOWERING 3-like, giving the protein MKRGKGEEKLMGPMFPRLHVNDTEKRGPRAPPRNKMALYEQLSIPSQRFKHGISNNPKNANCQGNGRERDEFFSVQFPPSRHPAEKSHSCSSNSKTPLLPVESNKKTEEDDFRVPVFVKSKMGKGNGKFYSTLDGRKLSATTAVLSGHSRKDLNDENPKQLAVSRELSCNSTLIPSMDKLDDVLKKAELRLQYEPRDDPDNTFGIFCKNDLLRAECRVDSQVGGTMLSEPVMVVDNGDSSPLVNDVASKEQIIAKNNHSNDTESKEDKESESLQTKIVDQGDDLSETSMVESISGMYISPDDVVGIIGQKHFWNARRAIANQQRAFAVQVFELHRLIKVQRLIAGSQSMLEDGADLSKAVKDSSAKRLPLEYIVGDGHKRKNFEKPNTRVECSAENTVGKPVKDSSAKRLPLEYIVRDGHNVSKQRKDLEKPKISMECSAENTVGKASFSSVQNNSQPSSYSLFSGHPITNDSTMGPWSFNQPSGHQWLIPVMTPSEGLVYKPYPGPGVTSSICGGYGPPGSTPIIGNHSAPSYGIPASHHQYQGFRMPFAPPAAHNYFPSYGMPAINPAISSSAIDQSSQFAAQGLQGQLSGGEANIYVQRQNSSNMPSNKSGTVPDVKSHSSRDAEMQASTASSPSGTANKIIVDNATEQRNVLPLFPTSPATKNPDISSQPQVPSRHARVIKVVPRNARSATESAARIFQSIQEERKQYDSGVNHL; this is encoded by the exons ATGAAGAGAGGAAAGGGTGAAGAGAAATTAATGGGACCTATGTTTCCAAGGCTTCATGTTAATGATACAGAAAAGAGAGGTccaagagcacctccaagaaaCAAGATGGCCCTTTATGAGCAGCTTAGTATTCCTTCTCAGAGATTCAAACATGGGATTTCGAATAATCCCAAAAATGCAAATTGCCAG GGAAATGGACGTGAAAGAGATGAATTTTTCTCAGTACAATTTCCTCCATCAAGACATCCTGCTGAAAAGTCACATTCCTgcagttcaaattcaaaaactcCGTTGCTGCCAGTTGAGTCTAACAAGAAAACAGAAGAGGATGATTTTAGAGTTCCTGTATTTGTCAAATCCAAAATGGGCAAAGGAAATGGAAAGTTTTATAGTACTTTGGATGGTAGAAAGCTCTCTGCCACTACTGCAGTACTTTCGGGGCATTCTAGAAAAGACTTGAATGATGAGAACCCCAAACAGCTCGCCGTAAGCAGAGAGCTTTCGTGTAACTCTACCTTAATTCCATCAATGGATAAGCTAGATGATGTTCTGAAGAAAGCTGAACTACGATTGCAATATGAACCGAGAGATGACCCTGATAAtacttttggcatattttgtaAGAATGATCTCCTACGAGCGGAATGCAGAGTTGATTCTCAAGTGGGTGGCACCATGCTATCTGAACCTGTTATGGTTGTTGATAATGGTGATTCTTCTCCTCTTGTTAATGATGTTGCATCAAAAGAGCAGATAATTGCTAAGAATAATCATAGTAATGATACGGAATCAAAGGAAGACAAGGAATCTGAATCATTACAAACAAAAATTGTGGACCAGGGTGATGACTTATCAGAGACTTCCATGGTGGAATCTATATCTGGAATGTACATATCTCCTGACGATGTTGTTGGGATAATAGGTCAAAAACATTTCTGGAATGCCAGAAGAGCTATTGCCAA CCAGCAAAGAGCGTTTGCGGTTCAAGTTTTTGAGTTGCATCGTCTAATAAAG GTCCAGAGACTCATAGCTGGTTCACAAAGCATGCTTGAAGATGGTGCTGATTTAAGCAAAGCCGTAAAGGATTCATCTGCTAAAAGACTTCCATTGGAGTATATCGTCGGAGATGGTCACAAGAGGAAGAATTTTGAGAAGCCAAACACTAGGGTGGAATGTTCTGCTGAAAATACAGTAGGCAAACCTGTGAAGGATTCATCTGCTAAAAGACTTCCGCTGGAGTATATTGTCAGAGATGGTCACAATGTTTCGAAGCAGAGAAAAGATTTGGAGAAGCCTAAGATTAGTATGGAATGTTCGGCTGAAAACACGGTGGGAAAGGCATCCTTCTCTTCTGTGCAAAATAATAGCCAACCTTCTAGCTACAGTCTGTTTTCAGGTCACCCAATAACAAATGACTCCACTATGGGTCCTTGGAGCTTCAATCAACCCTCAGGGCACCAATGGTTGATCCCAGTCATGACTCCCTCCGAAGGACTAGTATACAAGCCATATCCTGGACCTGGAGTCACGAGTTCAATCTGTGGAGGTTATGGACCCCCAGGATCGACTCCGATAATAGGAAACCATTCAGCTCCATCTTATGGAATTCCAGCTTCTCATCATCAGTATCAAGGGTTCAGAATGCCTTTTGCACCTCCAGCTGCTCACAACTACTTCCCTTCATATGGCATGCCAGCTATTAATCCAGCAATCTCATCTTCAGCTATAGATCAATCAAGCCAGTTCGCTGCTCAAGGTTTACAAGGTCAGTTATCGGGAGGAGAAGCTAATATATATGTTCAACGTCAGAACTCAAGTAACATGCCAAGCAATAAGAGTGGAACTGTCCCAGATGTGAAGTCTCATTCCTCTAGAGATGCTGAGATGCAGGCCAGCACTGCAAGCAGTCCAAGTGGAACAGCTAACAAAATAATTGTGGATAACGCCACAGAGCAAAGAAATGTTCTTCCTCTATTCCCAACTTCTCCAGCTACCAAGAACCCGGATATTAGCTCCCAACCTCAAGTTCCTAGTCGTCATGCTAGAGTCATCAAAGTCGTACCTCGTAATGCAAGGTCTGCCACAGAATCCGCTGCTCGGATTTTTCAGTCTATTCAAGAAGAGAGAAAACAATACGACTCTGGTGTCAATCATCTATAG
- the LOC129882000 gene encoding vacuolar-processing enzyme-like, with the protein MAETLLLLQILIMRINVAGVFILVGLSVLAAVEGRNVLKLPSETSRFFDDAADDSVGTRWAVLLAGSSGYWNYRHQADVCHAYQLLRKGGLKDENIIVFMYDDIAYNEENPRPGVIINSPAGEDVYKGVPKDYTRDDVNVHNFLAVLLGNKTALTGGSGKVVNSGPNDHIFIFYSDHGGPGVLGMPTNPYLYARDLIDVLKKKHAAGTYKSLVLYIEACESGSIFEGLLPNGLNIYATTASNAEESSWGTYCPGEYPSPPPGYETCLGDLYAVSWMEDSEMHNLRTENLRQQYHLVKRRTANGNSAYGSHVMQFGDLQLSMESLFSYMGTNPANENYTYVDDNSLWASSKAVNQRDADLLHFWDKFRKAPEGSARKVEAQKQFTEAMSHRMHLDDSIALVGKLLFGIQKGPEVLKRVRSAGQPLVDDWTCLKSFVKTFEIHCGALSQYGMKHMRSIANICNAGIKMEQMVEASAQACPSIPSNTWSSLHRGFSA; encoded by the exons ATGGCAGAAACTTTACTATTATTGCAAATTCTGATAATGAGGATCAACGTCGCCGGAGTTTTCATCCTCGTCGGACTCTCCGTCCTTGCCGCCGTCGAAGGACGTAATGTTTTGAAACTTCCGTCGGAAACTTCCAGATTCTTCGATGACGCCGCCGATGACTCTGTTGGAACCAGATGGGCCGTCCTTCTTGCCGGATCAAGTGGTTATTGGAATTATAGACATCAG GCTGATGTATGCCATGCATATCAGCTGTTGAGAAAAGGTGGtctcaaagatgaaaatattattGTCTTCATGTATGATGACATTGCTTACAATGAAGAGAACCCAAGACCAGGAGTTATCATTAATAGTCCTGCTGGTGAGGATGTTTACAAAGGAGTTCCTAAG GATTACACGAGAGATGATGTTAATGTGCACAACTTTTTAGCTGTTCTCCTTGGTAACAAAACTGCTCTTACTGGAGGTAGCGGAAAGGTGGTGAATAGTGGTCCAAAtgatcatattttcatattctATAGTGATCATGGTGGCCCTGGGGTGCTTG GGATGCCTACCAATCCTTATCTCTATGCGAGGGATCTGATTGATGTGTTAAAAAAGAAGCACGCTGCTGGGACATATAAAAGCTTG GTACTGTACATTGAAGCTTGTGAGTCCGGAAGTATATTTGAGGGCCTTCTTCCTAACGGTCTAAATATTTATGCCACAACAGCTTCAAATGCTGAAGAGAGCAGCTGGGGAACCTATTGTCCTGGTGAATATCCTAGTCCTCCTCCAGGATATGAGACCTGTCTGGGTGATTTGTATGCTGTTTCCTGGATGGAGGACAG TGAAATGCACAATTTGCGGACTGAAAATTTGAGGCAGCAGTATCACCTG GTCAAAAGGAGAACAGCTAATGGAAATTCTGCTTATGGTTCCCATGTCATGCAATTTGGTGATCTACAACTGAGTATGGAGTCTCTGTTCAGTTATATGGGTACAAATCCTGCAAATGAAAACTACACATATGTAGATGACAATTCCTTGTGGGCATCATCAAAGGCTGTGAACCAGCGTGATGCAGATCTTTTGCATTTCTGGGACAAG TTCCGCAAGGCTCCTGAAGGCTCTGCTCGGAAAGTTGAAGCTCAGAAACAATTCACTGAAGCTATGTCACACAGAATGCACCTAGATGATAGCATTGCCCTTGTTGGTAAGCTTCTGTTTGGAATTCAAAAAGGTCCTGAGGTGCTGAAGCGTGTTCGATCTGCTGGTCAGCCTCTTGTTGATGACTGGACCTGCCTTAAATCCTTT GTAAAAACATTTGAGATACACTGTGGAGCGTTATCCCAATATGGAATGAAACACATGCGCTCCATTGCCAATATCTGTAATGCTGGAATTAAGATGGAGCAGATGGTGGAGGCATCAGCACAAGCTTGTCCTAGCATCCCCTCCAATACTTGGAGTTCCCTCCACAGGGGTTTTAGTGCATAA